The following are encoded in a window of Candidatus Woesearchaeota archaeon genomic DNA:
- a CDS encoding ATP-binding cassette domain-containing protein, with product MNIRDLVKKRLFITREGFAYIPKRVTSLTGLDMIPRNKLEIEANITDYSELSSPNLVERLTDLRITNHGEVKGKGFETFLKSLDPFKLKLESIAKLKKLRTLSLGFEECGLHYYVPNPTHRIWAADHSFLDSDNLRKTLEELEITASTIDSLQFLQGYSLRKIKLTGLPKLKNTEGLDSPSILESLEELTIKNTEIKQWDFLRRYQRLRKLVLPNYSTKPNLHALNSPNLQSTLTELYLCEEFKSWNNQNPTTLFELDFLKKYQQLQTLVFSGSNIIDFSGLSSPKLSKTIKKLVMFDLVDQPLQVSDETIRSFKEDTADDDRTFNPYRAWIELLSTRKEAIIFNLKLIQEYEALEELSLGNLWGVKDFSGLHNPNYANTLRKLTINSAPFLDNVDFLDGYTLLEEIWIKDLDNNFSDRITPPLNVRGLSKPKVATKLRRVHIDTDQGIADFDFLHNCEMLDELVIRARNRSQTPINFEGLCSASVAQTLTHLSLFDFDGLENLDFLNNYKKLERLDLYQITTIKDHSAIASEGLEHTVRDVRLHSSGFSDINLFKNYQKLKRLDIGLSSVRDISNLLEFESVKNGTLQSIELPKYIDLMRVKDGKYVTQEVLLNLKAKGIKVKIGGKLVFDDKHYKSKGKVYVICGPSGAGKTTIINYLEEELSVKKGRKTTTRGYRSEEERTSKVITSINDDEYTQLELEGKLKLQHDFCGKKYGIHTTDLLEAHTTDQKFVFDTCDIESALELKSDFPGLVELIILLTPPPLVERGLMNRLSKYPAKAQETLRRIGQIQESAEQLRAYKTRVNHFVAEPSYTANLKIIREIISGN from the coding sequence ATGAATATCCGAGATTTAGTTAAAAAAAGATTATTTATTACTCGAGAAGGATTTGCATATATTCCTAAACGCGTAACTAGTTTAACTGGTTTAGATATGATACCTCGAAATAAACTAGAGATTGAAGCAAATATTACAGATTATTCGGAATTAAGTTCTCCCAACTTAGTTGAAAGATTAACAGATTTAAGAATAACTAATCACGGTGAAGTTAAAGGAAAAGGTTTCGAAACATTTCTTAAATCATTAGACCCTTTTAAATTAAAGTTGGAAAGTATTGCAAAATTAAAAAAATTAAGAACACTTTCATTAGGATTTGAAGAATGTGGACTTCACTACTATGTGCCCAACCCAACACACAGAATTTGGGCTGCAGATCATTCATTTTTAGATTCGGATAATTTAAGAAAAACATTAGAAGAACTAGAAATTACTGCCTCAACAATAGATAGTTTGCAATTTTTGCAAGGATACTCATTAAGAAAAATTAAACTTACAGGATTGCCCAAACTAAAAAATACAGAAGGTTTAGATTCTCCATCAATCTTGGAAAGTCTTGAAGAACTAACAATCAAAAATACAGAAATAAAACAATGGGATTTTTTAAGAAGATATCAAAGATTGAGGAAATTAGTTTTACCAAACTATTCAACAAAACCAAATTTACATGCACTAAATAGCCCAAACTTACAATCAACCCTGACTGAATTATATTTATGTGAAGAATTTAAAAGTTGGAACAATCAGAATCCGACAACACTATTCGAATTAGACTTTTTAAAAAAATATCAGCAACTTCAAACATTAGTTTTTTCAGGAAGTAACATTATAGACTTCAGTGGTTTAAGCTCTCCCAAACTTAGCAAAACTATTAAAAAATTAGTCATGTTTGATTTAGTAGATCAACCTCTCCAAGTTTCTGATGAAACAATTAGATCGTTTAAAGAAGATACTGCAGATGATGATCGCACATTTAACCCTTACAGGGCATGGATTGAATTATTAAGCACCCGAAAAGAAGCAATTATTTTTAATCTCAAGTTAATACAAGAATACGAAGCATTAGAAGAGTTAAGCTTAGGAAACTTGTGGGGAGTTAAAGATTTTTCAGGATTACACAATCCCAATTACGCGAATACATTACGAAAACTTACCATAAATAGCGCACCATTTTTAGATAACGTAGATTTCTTAGACGGATATACTTTATTAGAAGAAATATGGATTAAAGATTTAGATAACAACTTTAGCGATAGAATAACCCCTCCTTTAAATGTCAGAGGATTGTCAAAACCAAAAGTTGCCACTAAGTTAAGAAGAGTTCACATTGACACTGACCAAGGAATTGCTGATTTTGATTTTTTACATAATTGTGAAATGTTAGACGAATTAGTTATTCGCGCACGCAATAGATCTCAAACACCAATAAATTTTGAAGGACTTTGTAGTGCAAGTGTAGCTCAAACATTAACACATTTATCATTATTTGACTTTGACGGATTGGAGAATTTAGATTTCCTAAACAACTACAAAAAATTAGAAAGACTAGATTTATACCAAATTACAACTATAAAAGATCATTCTGCAATTGCATCAGAAGGATTAGAACATACAGTGCGAGATGTTAGACTTCATTCATCAGGATTCTCAGACATAAATTTATTCAAAAATTATCAAAAATTAAAAAGACTGGACATAGGTTTAAGTTCAGTCAGAGATATTTCTAATCTACTTGAATTTGAAAGTGTTAAGAACGGAACATTACAATCAATAGAATTGCCAAAATATATTGATCTAATGAGGGTTAAAGATGGCAAATACGTAACTCAAGAAGTATTGCTAAATCTAAAAGCAAAAGGGATAAAAGTCAAAATTGGAGGGAAACTAGTTTTTGACGACAAACATTACAAATCTAAAGGTAAAGTATATGTTATTTGCGGACCCAGCGGCGCAGGAAAAACAACAATAATAAATTATTTAGAAGAAGAATTAAGTGTTAAAAAAGGAAGGAAAACTACAACTAGAGGTTATCGAAGCGAGGAAGAACGAACATCAAAAGTTATAACGTCTATAAACGATGACGAATATACCCAATTAGAATTAGAGGGAAAGCTAAAACTACAACATGATTTTTGTGGAAAAAAATATGGAATACACACAACTGATCTTTTAGAAGCACACACTACCGATCAAAAGTTTGTTTTTGATACTTGCGACATTGAATCTGCACTCGAATTAAAATCAGACTTTCCAGGACTTGTTGAATTAATTATACTTTTA